The genomic stretch GGGGAAACGCTTGGTAATCAGCTCTCCCCCTGTGTAAGGGGGAGTTGGAGGGGGTAGTCTGTTAAAAATAGACTTTGGGGACACCCCCCTTTATTTATACTTAATCTACCATACCCTGCCGGATTTACGCCACCCTTTTTTATAGTAATTTTCGCTTAGGTGGTTGACCATGACACCTTTTGATGTGCTGGCATGAGCGAAGTAACCGTTTTTGAGGTAGATACCCATGTGGTTGAGGGTTCTTTTCTTCCGCTTGGAGAAGTTGAAAAAGACAAGATCACCCGGTTTCAAACGGCGTTTCCCGATGCGCTGGCAGTCTTTATTATAGATATTAACAACCGTGCGTTGTAGGGATTTATGGTAAACATTTTTATACACGGCTCCCACGAAACCCGAACAATCGGCCCCTGTGCGGGTGGTTCCACCATACCGGTAGGGAGTTCCCAGCCATCGACTGACCTCTTCCAGTAGGGGTAGATCGTCTTTTCGGTTCACCGTGAAACCCAGCTTGCGGGATAGCTGTGCGGTTTTATTTTTCTGGATGGCGAGTTGTTTGGATGAGGTACAGGACGAAAAAGCGAGGACCAGCAAAAGAATCCCGATATATAGCGTGTTAAATTTAAATGTTCTATTCATATTCAATTAGTTACCAATAATGTCAACAAAGATAGGGAATTCGGGAGAAGGGTTTGTCTTTTTTTGTTATTTTTGCTTTTGGATTCGTGTTAAAAAAAGTCCGAAAAACTTGAAACTTGTTATTAGATAAAAACGTAAACCAAGGAATGAATTATTTAGCACATATATTTCTCTCGGGAGATGATCGGAGAGTTCAGATCGGAAATTTTGTCGGGGATGCTGTTAAGGGACGGGCTTACGAGAATTATCCGTTGGGTTTTCGGGAGGGTATTCTGTTACACCGGGAGATTGATGATTATACGGATCATCATCCCGTGGTTCGGGAGGTGGTAGATATGTTGCGAGGTGGTTTCGGGCGTTACTCGGGCGTTTTGACGGATATTTATTTTGATCATTTATTAGCAAGGAGTTTTCAGAGTTATTCCGGGCAGTCGTTGAGGTGGTTCGCTTTTGGGTTTTATAGGGCATTAGTTTTGAATTATCGTCATTTACCGGAACGGTTTAAGGGGTTCCTTTGGCATTTTATCCTGACGAATCGATTGGTGCGTTATGCGTCCCTTTCTGGAATTAAGCGTTCACTGGAAATCATGGTGGAATACAAGAATTTGGGAGTTGACCCGGGGGCGGCCATCGTCTTTTTCGAGAGGAATCAGGATCGGTTACAGGAGTTGTTCGATCGTTTCCTGCCGGATGTTCAAAAGAAATGTCGTATGATGTTGGAGGCGGATATAAGTTGTTAATTATTAATATAAATTTAGGTGTATGGAAGAATTATTGACAAGTCCTTCTAATGTGTCATTAGATGTGTTCTTAACTAAGATGATCGATTTAGGTATATCGGTCGGTTCTAAGATTTTGTTGGCTATCGTGGTGTTCCTTGTGGGACGCTGGATTGTTCGGCGATTGAACAAGCTGTTGGCGAAGATATTGGAAAAACGTCACGTGGAGGCTTCTTTGTCGACATTCGTGAAGAGTTTGGTAAATATCACGTTAACATTGTTGTTGATTATCGTGGTGATTGGAGTGCTTGGCATCGAGACTAGTTCATTTATTGCTCTTTTTGCATCTGCCGGTGTTGCTATTGGTATGGCGTTGAGCGGTACGTTACAAAATTTTGCCGGTGGTGTGATGATTTTGTTGTTCAAGCCGTTTAAGGTTGGAGATACGATCGAGGCTCAAGGACAGACCGGTACGGTGAGAGAAATTCAGATATTTAATACGATTTTGGCAACTCCCGATAATAAGATTATCATTATCCCGAATGGAGGTTTGTCAACAGGGTTGATGAAAAACTATTCTAAAGAGGCTACCCGTCGTGTGGACTGGGAGTTTGGAATTGCTTACGGGGATGATTACACGAAGGCGAAGGCTGTGATTGCCCGTTTGCTGGATGCGGATGGGCGTGTGTTGAAGGACCCGGCTTATTTTATTGCCTTGACTTCTTTGGGGGAGAGTTCAGTGAATATCGTGGTTCGTGCTTGGGTGAACGCCGGGGATTACTGGGGTGTTTATTTTGATATGAACGAGAAGGTGTACAAGACGTTCGCCGAGGAGAATCTGAATATCCCGTTCCCACAGTTGGATGTACATTTGCTCGGGAAGACAGAATAGGATTCTGTCGTTACAAGTTAACGGGTTATAGGTTACAAATTATTTAAATAGAAGTGGTAGCTATTGAAAGATAGTTACCACTTTTTTGTATTGTTCGAGAACTTTGATTCTTTATAGAAAAAGAGTTAGCTTTGCGGGGTTGGGAAGGAGGGGGAAAGGAACTTGTAACTCGCCGGAGGCGAACACTAAAATTGAAATTGTTATGTTACTTCTTTGGTTGGATTTGAATTCTTCGTATGCTCATTCTTCATTGGCTCTTCCGGCTATTCATGCCCAAGTGGAAGGAAAGGAGGGGAATGTGGAATGGAGAAAGGTTTCAGCGACGATCAATTCAAATGTGGGGAGTGTGGTGGCCGAGATCGTGGCGGCCCGGCCTGATGTGGTGGCGGCCACGGCATGGTTGTTCACGCATGAGGTGTTGTTGAAGATCACGGCTCGGGTGAAGGCGTTGTTACCGGAATGTACCATTATATTCGGGGGACCGGAGATGCTGGGGGATAATGAGGAATATTTGCGTCGGAATCGGCACGTGGCTTGCGTGTTTCGAGGAGAGGGTGAGCTGGGATTTCATGAGTGGCTGGGGGTGTACGATTGTCCTTCCCAGTGGAATGAGGTTGTGGGGCTGTGTTGGTTGGATGCGGAGGGTGTGTATCATGATGGGGGATTGGCGAGGGTGATGGAGTTCGATCAATTGATGATTCCGGAACACAGTCGTTTTTTCGATTGGACAAAGCCATTCGTGCAGTTGGAAACGACAAGGGGATGTTTTAATACCTGTGCTTTTTGCGTGAGTGGAGCGGAGAAACCCGTGCGGGTGTTGTCCGTGGAGCGTATTCGGGAACGCCTGACTGTTATTCGGGATCATGGTATTCGGGATATTCGGTTGTTGGATCGTACTTTTAACGGATCTTCCCGGAGGGCGATCAGTTTGCTGGAGTTATTCAGAGAGTTTGCTCCGGGGATGCGTTTTCATTTGGAGATTCATCCGGCGTTGCTTTCCGATGAGGTGAAGGAGTTGTTGCGGGAGTTGCCTGCCGGGTTGTTGCA from Butyricimonas virosa encodes the following:
- a CDS encoding mechanosensitive ion channel family protein yields the protein MEELLTSPSNVSLDVFLTKMIDLGISVGSKILLAIVVFLVGRWIVRRLNKLLAKILEKRHVEASLSTFVKSLVNITLTLLLIIVVIGVLGIETSSFIALFASAGVAIGMALSGTLQNFAGGVMILLFKPFKVGDTIEAQGQTGTVREIQIFNTILATPDNKIIIIPNGGLSTGLMKNYSKEATRRVDWEFGIAYGDDYTKAKAVIARLLDADGRVLKDPAYFIALTSLGESSVNIVVRAWVNAGDYWGVYFDMNEKVYKTFAEENLNIPFPQLDVHLLGKTE
- a CDS encoding B12-binding domain-containing radical SAM protein, encoding MLLLWLDLNSSYAHSSLALPAIHAQVEGKEGNVEWRKVSATINSNVGSVVAEIVAARPDVVAATAWLFTHEVLLKITARVKALLPECTIIFGGPEMLGDNEEYLRRNRHVACVFRGEGELGFHEWLGVYDCPSQWNEVVGLCWLDAEGVYHDGGLARVMEFDQLMIPEHSRFFDWTKPFVQLETTRGCFNTCAFCVSGAEKPVRVLSVERIRERLTVIRDHGIRDIRLLDRTFNGSSRRAISLLELFREFAPGMRFHLEIHPALLSDEVKELLRELPAGLLHLEAGIQSLRENVLQACRRIGDLQAALDGLRYLASLPNLVVHADLIAGLPLYSLEQMIEDVRVLAGFGTGEIQLELLKLLPGTAMRAEAEALGIVYSPDVPYEVLQTKAMSVEDLRQARLLSRLIDGFYNALAWQEVTRELIGHDECFLSDFLRWMEERELLEQPLSLERRGALLYEFCEERYPMFLTDISVAWVVAGIPFAKEPSKRLKPWSKEVPRDVENVMGEYENVMRVYHLPGEKEEFWFGFDRGKSASRPLYVGKK
- a CDS encoding ACP phosphodiesterase; protein product: MNYLAHIFLSGDDRRVQIGNFVGDAVKGRAYENYPLGFREGILLHREIDDYTDHHPVVREVVDMLRGGFGRYSGVLTDIYFDHLLARSFQSYSGQSLRWFAFGFYRALVLNYRHLPERFKGFLWHFILTNRLVRYASLSGIKRSLEIMVEYKNLGVDPGAAIVFFERNQDRLQELFDRFLPDVQKKCRMMLEADISC
- a CDS encoding C40 family peptidase, whose protein sequence is MNRTFKFNTLYIGILLLVLAFSSCTSSKQLAIQKNKTAQLSRKLGFTVNRKDDLPLLEEVSRWLGTPYRYGGTTRTGADCSGFVGAVYKNVYHKSLQRTVVNIYNKDCQRIGKRRLKPGDLVFFNFSKRKKRTLNHMGIYLKNGYFAHASTSKGVMVNHLSENYYKKGWRKSGRVW